A genome region from Eremothecium gossypii ATCC 10895 chromosome VII, complete sequence includes the following:
- the CCL1 gene encoding TFIIH complex kinase subunit CCL1 (Syntenic homolog of Saccharomyces cerevisiae YPR025C (CCL1)), which translates to MDHASTPTSKLGTPRQDSTKPPGSIPSKQISDDDLYRASTQYRLWSFRPEQLRQIREELNLRVAKVVEQRVDQYKASHPELLEEERTALEQMAVPLTADEELKLVNFYAKKVRHFGNSLELPTEVTATAISFFRKFFLTNSVMELHPKNILWTTIFLACKSENYFLGIDSFSKATTRKELILKYEYTLLESLKFTLMNHHPYKALHGFFLDIQSVLKGKVDLDYMGLIYTSAKKKITDALLTDAVYMYTPPQITLAVLAIEDEALITRYLELKFPEQANAEQEQTQTDSTNAPDPSPTKNVQDKGETSGTQKKPVPENAKQETDKEAMQFSLERLKKLIEDCQTIISRKEPVTRDEVTKIDEKLHYCLNPALVLQRLKKKQSSVSVSPPEAKRQKLNET; encoded by the coding sequence ATGGATCACGCTTCAACACCTACTAGCAAGCTGGGCACTCCACGGCAAGACTCGACTAAACCACCTGGCTCTATACCTTCGAAGCAGATTAGCGATGACGACCTCTACCGAGCATCTACACAATATAGGCTGTGGTCATTCCGGCCCGAGCAGTTAAGGCAGATACGGGAAGAACTGAACCTGCGGGTGGCCAAGGTAGTAGAGCAGAGAGTGGATCAGTACAAGGCCTCGCACCCAGAGCTACTGGAGGAGGAACGGACCGCGCTGGAGCAGATGGCGGTGCCACTGACAGCGGACGAAGAGCTGAAACTCGTAAACTTCTATGCCAAGAAGGTGCGACATTTTGGGAACTCATTGGAACTCCCTACAGAAGTCACAGCCACTGCAATATCGTTTTTCCGGAAGTTCTTTCTCACCAACTCTGTAATGGAGCTGCACCCGAAGAATATCTTATGGACGACTATATTCCTTGCATGCAAATCTGAAAATTACTTCCTGGGCATCGACTCCTTCTCGAAAGCCACTACACGTAAGGAGCTCATTCTAAAGTACGAGTATACTCTGCTGGAGTCTCTGAAGTTTACTCTAATGAACCATCATCCGTATAAGGCTTTGCACGGTTTCTTTTTGGATATACAGTCGGTTCTGAAGGGCAAGGTCGACCTGGATTACATGGGGCTTATATACACCAGTGCTAAAAAGAAGATCACAGATGCGCTTCTGACAGATGCAGTTTACATGTATACCCCTCCCCAGATTACCTTGGCAGTCTTGGCCATTGAGGATGAAGCGCTAATTACGAGATATCTGGAACTAAAGTTTCCTGAACAGGCTAACGCAGAACAGGAACAGACGCAAACAGACAGTACAAATGCGCCTGACCCCTCTCCTACCAAGAATGTCCAGGATAAAGGCGAGACATCTGGGACACAGAAGAAACCCGTCCCTGAAAATGCCAAACAAGAGACTGACAAGGAAGCTATGCAGTTTTCGCTTGAAAGACTGAAAAAGCTAATAGAAGATTGCCAAACAATCATTTCACGGAAGGAGCCAGTGACAAGAGATGAGGTTACGAAGATCGATGAGAAGCTGCATTATTGCTTAAATCCTGCGCTAGTTTTGCAGCGTTTAAAGAAAAAGCAGTCTTCCGTCAGCGTGAGTCCGCCCGAGGCGAAAAGACAAAAGCTCAATGAGACATAA
- the BRN1 gene encoding condensin subunit BRN1 (Syntenic homolog of Saccharomyces cerevisiae YBL097W (BRN1)), whose protein sequence is MAPQSRYDDDDQGIFMNKSTMLANFEEWIKMATDNKINSRNSWNFALIDYFHDLNVLKDAEDNINFQKASATLDGCVKIYSSRVDSVANETGKLLSGLAERRNKEAAEGADGGADGGEREDEVEIDPESGMPIARDLLDVGKRRRNYNRVLETTLVEFSTIRAKELDQELHIDPLFKKTLAAFDEGGAKSLLLNTLNADNDLRVVFDATSADAEGGRSAASAGMATAEAGGETETPSCTEDEESEASDRLEPSLRADDEEMLDAETSICPSDAPLAAELSVISETDSVSSIVVEDEILALGIQFLNFDLINAAELCPSMSQLKAAVQDGDHAKIFMDANHKFDNFLTEEDMQEAIPASGDCADGDDFGYVLPGQDDEESYNASNDDMQHGDSLGPDESPSNMVASVMDQDLLAYFDDVFTKSWRGREHWKVHNYKNKLLKHKEKLSLDPKQRADSAASSNDDKEPRKKARKDNTVDFFDLESSAEETIFAASKTSIELPEKHREDPSHYLLPDDYHFSAAKVTKLFIKPKQHMSFFAQRKRPSVAAAPRLPPVGPIEPSAPPQLADENFWADRYKEQELQDSQLQDASPDTGTAADPTVSDDECVDFNQAFDADGLDDDDHDAVALTPLAKPDAKVPYSRTAKKVDVRRLKNNLWKALSARLAAEKSAAAEESAAAEESAAEESAAPAPRPLCIKFTDIAADIAAMYSDKTRKDLSTSFCFICLLHLANEHGFSISHCDRYDDLNILFDLDAAA, encoded by the coding sequence ATGGCTCCGCAATCGAGATACGACGATGATGACCAGGGCATATTCATGAACAAGTCAACGATGTTGGCGAACTTCGAGGAATGGATTAAGATGGCCACTGATAACAAGATCAACTCTCGAAACAGCTGGAACTTTGCGCTGATCGACTACTTCCATGACCTCAACGTCCTTAAGGATGCGGAGGACAACATTAACTTCCAGAAGGCGAGCGCAACGCTGGACGGCTGTGTGAAGATCTACTCATCGCGCGTGGACTCCGTGGCCAACGAGACGGGCAAGCTGCTGAGCGGGCTTGCCGAGCGGCGCAACAAGGAGGCCGCGGAGGGGGCAGACGGCGGAGCGGACGGCGGGGAGCGGGAGGATGAGGTGGAGATTGACCCTGAGAGCGGGATGCCGATTGCGCGGGACCTGCTGGACGTGGGGAAGCGCCGGCGAAACTACAACCGGGTGCTGGAGACGACCCTGGTGGAGTTCAGCACGATCCGGGCGAAAGAGCTGGACCAGGAGCTACACATTGATCCGCTTTTCAAGAAGACCTTGGCCGCCTTTGACGAGGGCGGCGCGAAAagcctgctgctgaacACGCTGAACGCGGACAATGATCTGCGTGTGGTCTTCGACGCTACATCAGCGGACGCAGAGGGGGGGCGTTCTGCTGCCTCCGCAGGTATGGCGACGGCTGAGGCAGGCGGGGAAACCGAGACTCCATCGTGCACAGAGGACGAGGAAAGCGAGGCCTCAGACCGATTGGAACCCTCATTGCGTGCTGACGACGAGGAAATGCTGGATGCAGAGACGTCAATCTGCCCTTCGGACGCCCCGCTTGCAGCAGAACTCTCGGTCATCTCTGAGACAGACTCAGTGAGCTCGATTGTGGTTGAGGATGAGATTCTTGCTTTGGGGATCCAGTTCTTGAACTTCGATCTCATCAATGCGGCAGAGCTATGCCCGTCGATGTCCCAGTTGAAGGCCGCTGTGCAGGACGGCGACCACGCAAAGATATTCATGGACGCCAACCACAAGTTCGACAACTTCCTGACGGAGGAAGACATGCAGGAAGCGATCCCGGCCTCGGGGGACTGCGCAGATGGCGATGACTTTGGGTACGTGCTACCAGGCCAGGATGATGAGGAGTCGTACAATGCCAGCAACGACGACATGCAGCACGGTGACTCACTTGGCCCGGATGAGTCGCCGTCCAACATGGTGGCAAGCGTCATGGACCAAGATCTTCTGGCATACTTTGACGACGTGTTTACCAAGAGCTGGCGGGGAAGAGAGCACTGGAAGGTGCACAATTACAAGAACAAGCTGCTGAAGCACAAGGAGAAGCTCAGCCTGGACCCCAAGCAGCGCGCCGACTCGGCCGCATCCAGCAACGACGACAAGGAGCCTAGGAAGAAGGCCAGGAAGGACAATACCGTGGACTTCTTCGACCTCGAGAGCAGCGCCGAGGAGACGATCTTTGCCGCGTCCAAGACCTCAATTGAGCTCCCGGAGAAGCACCGGGAAGACCCGTCGCACTACCTGCTGCCAGATGACTACCATTTCTCGGCGGCAAAGGTCACCAAGCTGTTCATAAAGCCGAAGCAGCACATGAGCTTCTTCGCCCAGAGAAAACGCCCCTCTGTCGCCGCTGCGCCccgcctgccgccggtCGGCCCTATAGAGCCCTCGGCGCCCCCGCAGCTCGCAGACGAAAACTTCTGGGCAGACAGGTACAAGGAACAAGAACTGCAGGACAgccagctgcaggacgCGTCGCCCGATACGGGCACCGCCGCAGACCCCACCGTCTCTGACGATGAGTGCGTCGACTTCAACCAGGCCTTCGACGCCGACGGCctcgacgacgacgaccaCGACGCTGTCGCCCTCACCCCGCTCGCCAAGCCCGACGCCAAGGTCCCCTATTCCCGCACCGCCAAGAAGGTCGACGTCCGCCGCCTCAAGAACAACCTGTGGAAGGCCCTCTCCGCCCGCCTCGCCGCTGAGAAgagcgccgccgccgaggagagcgccgccgccgagGAGAGCGCCGCCGAGGAGAGcgccgcccccgccccACGCCCGCTCTGCATCAAGTTCACCGACATCGCCGCCGATATCGCCGCCATGTACTCCGACAAGACCCGCAAGGACCTATCCACCAGTTTCTGCTTCATCTGCCTACTGCACCTGGCCAACGAGCACGGCTTCTCCATTTCACACTGCGACCGTTACGATGATCTGAACATTCTCTTTGATCTGGATGCCGCTGCCTAG
- the ATP1 gene encoding F1F0 ATP synthase subunit alpha (Syntenic homolog of Saccharomyces cerevisiae YBL099W (ATP1)), with protein sequence MLSRTVIRSARSLAAVQLGRTVARVARPAVMIAGRRFASAKAQPTEVSSILEERIRGVSEEANLNETGRVLSVGDGIARVFGLNNVQAEELVEFSSGVKGMALNLEPGQVGIVLFGSDRLVKEGEVVKRTGKIVDVPVGPEMLGRVVDALGNPIDGKGAIKASGTSRAQVKAPGILPRRSVHEPVQTGLKAVDALVPIGRGQRELIIGDRQTGKTAVALDTILNQKRWNSSNDESKKLYCVYVAVGQKRSTVAQLVQTLEQHDAMKYSVIVAATASEAAPLQYIAPFTAAAIGEWFRDNGKHALIVYDDLSKQAVAYRQLSLLLRRPPGREAYPGDVFYLHSRLLERAAKMSEKNGGGSLTALPVIETQGGDVSAYIPTNVISITDGQIFLEAELFYKGIRPAINVGLSVSRVGSAAQVKALKQVAGSLKLFLAQYREVAAFAQFGSDLDASTKQTLARGERLTQLLTQSQYSPLAAEEQVPLIYAGVNGYLDNIELSRIGEFEKEFLAYLKASHEEIVSAIREKGELSKDLLAKLKSATESFVATF encoded by the coding sequence ATGTTGTCCCGTACTGTCATCCGTTCCGCCAGGTCCCTTGCCGCTGTGCAGCTGGGCAGAACCGTGGCCAGAGTCGCGCGCCCGGCCGTGATGATCGCCGGCCGCAGATTCGCCTCTGCCAAGGCGCAGCCGACCGAGGTGTCGTCGATCCTGGAGGAGAGGATCCGCGGCGTGTCCGAGGAGGCGAACCTGAACGAGACCGGCCGCGTGCTGTCTGTCGGAGACGGTATCGCCCGTGTGTTCGGCCTGAACAACGTGCaggcggaggagctggtggAGTTCTCGTCGGGCGTGAAAGGTATGGCGCTGAACTTGGAGCCCGGCCAGGTGGGTATTGTGTTGTTCGGCTCTGACCGTCTGGTCAAGGAGGGCGAGGTCGTGAAGCGGACCGGTAAGATTGTGGACGTGCCAGTGGGCCCAGAGATGCTAGGCCGTGTTGTGGACGCGCTAGGTAACCCAATCGACGGCAAGGGCGCCATCAAGGCCTCCGGCACCTCCCGTGCTCAGGTCAAGGCCCCAGGTATCCTGCCAAGACGCTCTGTGCACGAGCCAGTGCAGACCGGTTTGAAGGCCGTGGACGCTCTTGTGCCTATTGGGAGAGGCCAGAGAGAGTTGATTATTGGTGACAGACAGACCGGTAAGACCGCTGTGGCCTTGGACACCATCCTGAACCAGAAGAGATGGAACAGCTCCAACGACGAATCCAAGAAGCTATACTGTGTCTACGTTGCTGTTGGTCAGAAGAGATCCACCGTCGCCCAGTTGGTGCAGACCTTGGAGCAGCACGATGCCATGAAGTACTCCGTCATTGTTGCGGCCACCGCTTCCGAGGCCGCTCCATTGCAGTACATTGCTCCTTTCACTGCTGCTGCCATCGGTGAGTGGTTCAGAGACAACGGCAAGCACGCATTGATTGTCTACGACGACTTGTCCAAGCAGGCCGTTGCCTACCGTCAGTTGTCTTTGCTGTTGAGACGTCCTCCAGGCCGTGAGGCTTACCCAGGTGACGTTTTCTACTTGCACTCTCGTCTATTGGAGAGAGCCGCCAAGATGTCCGAGAAGAACGGCGGTGGTTCCTTGACCGCTTTGCCTGTGATTGAGACCCAGGGTGGTGATGTCTCTGCGTACATTCCAACCAACGTCATTTCCATCACTGACGGTCAGATCTTCTTGGAGGCTGAGTTGTTCTACAAGGGTATCAGACCAGCTATCAACGTCGGTTTGTCTGTCTCCCGTGTCGGTTCCGCCGCCCAGGTCAAGGCCTTGAAGCAGGTCGCAGGTTCTTTGAAGCTGTTCTTGGCTCAGTACAGAGAAGTGGCTGCGTTCGCCCAGTTTGGTTCCGACCTGGACGCCTCCACCAAGCAAACCTTGGCTAGAGGTGAGAGATTGACCCAACTATTGACCCAGAGTCAGTACTCCCCATTGGCCGCCGAGGAGCAAGTTCCTTTGATCTACGCCGGTGTTAACGGTTACTTGGACAACATCGAGCTATCCAGAATTGGCGAGTTCGAGAAGGAGTTCTTGGCCTACTTGAAGGCTAGCCACGAGGAGATCGTTAGCGCTATCAGAGAAAAGGGTGAATTGTCCAAGGACTTGTTGGCTAAGTTGAAGTCTGCTACTGAGTCTTTCGTTGCTACCTTCTAA
- the YME1 gene encoding i-AAA protease YME1 (Syntenic homolog of Saccharomyces cerevisiae YPR024W (YME1)), with protein sequence MGLPSVLVSESGTLSARFAAKMISSQLGILGPALRRSGVQLRHNHMSRLASMRRGMHITGAARNKQEEGASAEQGQGASGISHAMLAAKEQEANRDLLDAGAQAALYRLLLAANYPQYVVSRFETPGIASSAECVSLYSEALQKVGRQADADAVRRSVGAPAGAEAAAAVSPAGASAGSGYGGPVFPGAGMYGAGQGTRKEPLHVVVTESTFTVISRWIKWLLVFGLVTYGVSEGFRYITENTTLLKSAETADKSVDVAKTNVKFEDVRGCDEARAELEEIVDFLKDPAKYESLGGNLPKGVLLTGPPGTGKTLLARATAGEAGVDFFFMSGSEFDEVYVGVGAKRIRELFAQARARAPAIIFIDELDAIGGKRNPKDQAYAKQTLNQLLVELDGFSQTSGIIIIGATNFPESLDKALTRPGRFDKIVNVDLPDVRGRADILQHHMRKVTLAPDVDPSIIARGTPGLSGAELMNLVNQAAVYACQQNAIAVDMTHFEWAKDKILMGAERKTMVLTEASRRATAYHEAGHAIMALYTPGAVPLYKATILPRGRALGITFQLPEMDKVDVTKKECLARLDVCMGGKIAEELIYGKDNTTSGCGSDLQNATSTARAMVTQYGMSEQVGPVNLADKWESWSGKIRDIADNEVVEILKASEERARNILREKQKELNRLAQGLMEYETLDSVEIQKVCKGEPISKAKMSTNKIVEGPDSDDRKEIGGDKSKIPVLINA encoded by the coding sequence ATGGGGTTGCCGAGTGTGCTAGTGTCAGAATCGGGCACTTTGAGCGCTAGGTTTGCAGCAAAGATGATATCTTCTCAGCTTGGGATACTGGGCCCTGCCCTGAGGAGGAGCGGGGTGCAGTTACGGCACAATCACATGTCGAGACTGGCAAGCATGAGAAGGGGGATGCATATAACAGGCGCGGCGCGTAACAagcaggaggagggcgCGAGCGCGGAGCAGGGTCAGGGCGCGAGCGGCATCTCGCACGCGATGCTGGCGGCCAAGGAGCAGGAGGCGAATCGAGACCTGCTGGACGCGGgggcgcaggcggcgctgTACCGGCTGCTGCTCGCGGCGAACTACCCGCAGTACGTGGTATCGCGGTTTGAGACGCCTGGGATTGCGTCTTCTGCAGAGTGCGTGTCGCTGTACAgcgaggcgctgcagaaggTGGGGCGCCAGGCGGATGCGGACGCCGTGCGGCGGTCTGTGGGGGCGCCGGCAGGCGCCGAggctgctgcggcggtCTCTCCTGCGGGTGCTTCGGCAGGCAGTGGGTACGGCGGGCCCGTTTTCCCCGGGGCCGGGATGTACGGCGCCGGCCAGGGGACACGCAAGGAGCCGCTACACGTGGTGGTAACGGAGTCTACCTTCACGGTAATCTCGAGGTGGATCAAGTGGCTGCTGGTTTTCGGGCTTGTCACTTATGGTGTTTCAGAAGGGTTCAGGTATATCACGGAGAACACTACGCTACTGAAGTCCGCGGAGACTGCGGACAAGTCTGTGGACGTTGCCAAGACCAATGTGAAATTCGAGGATGTTCGCGGCTGTGACGAAGCTCGCGCAGAATTGGAGGAAATTGTGGACTTTTTGAAGGACCCCGCGAAGTACGAGTCCCTCGGTGGAAACCTGCCCAAGGGTGTCCTATTGACTGGTCCCCCTGGTACCGGTAAGACTCTGCTTGCAAGAGCCACTGCAGGCGAGGCTGGTGTTGATTTCTTTTTTATGTCTGGTTCGGAGTTTGATGAGGTATACGTCGGTGTTGGTGCCAAGCGTATACGTGAGCTTTTCGCGCAAGCGCGCGCTCGTGCACCCGCTATCATCTTCATTGATGAACTAGATGCCATCGGAGGAAAGCGGAATCCTAAGGACCAGGCCTACGCCAAGCAGACTTTGAATCAGTTGTTGGTGGAACTAGATGGGTTCTCTCAGACAAGTGGTATCATCATTATTGGTGCGACGAATTTCCCTGAATCCTTAGACAAGGCTCTAACGAGACCTGGTAGATTTGACAAGATTGTTAACGTCGACCTCCCGGATGTCCGTGGCCGTGCCGACATTCTTCAGCACCATATGAGGAAAGTCACCTTGGCTCCTGACGTGGATCCTAGTATTATTGCCCGTGGTACGCCTGGTCTATCCGGTGCAGAATTGATGAATTTGGTTAACCAGGCGGCAGTATACGCATGCCAGCAAAATGCCATTGCCGTTGACATGACACATTTTGAATGGGCTAAGGACAAGATTCTCATGGGTGCTGAGCGGAAAACTATGGTCTTGACGGAGGCTTCCAGGAGAGCCACTGCGTACCACGAAGCTGGGCACGCCATTATGGCTCTATATACTCCAGGTGCGGTTCCATTGTACAAGGCAACCATCCTTCCCAGAGGGAGAGCCCTCGGGATAACTTTCCAGCTTCCTGAAATGGATAAGGTGGATGTCACCAAGAAGGAGTGTCTGGCGCGTCTAGATGTGTGTATGGGTGGGAAGATAGCAGAAGAATTGATCTATGGGAAGGATAACACCACCAGCGGCTGTGGTTCAGACTTGCAAAATGCTACCAGCACAGCGCGGGCAATGGTCACGCAGTATGGTATGAGTGAACAAGTAGGTCCAGTTAACTTGGCTGATAAGTGGGAAAGCTGGTCGGGTAAGATCCGTGATATTGCAGACAACGAAGTCGTGGAAATATTAAAAGCCTCTGAAGAGAGAGCCAGAAATATTCTACGCGAGAAGCAAAAAGAATTGAACAGACTAGCACAAGGCCTAATGGAGTACGAAACTTTGGACAGCGTAGAAATCCAGAAGGTTTGTAAAGGTGAGCCTATTTCCAAGGCAAAGATGTCCACCAATAAGATTGTAGAGGGTCCAGATAGCGACGATCGCAAAGAAATAGGCGGCGATAAATCCAAGATCCCCGTCTTGATCAATGCATAA